From Fervidobacterium sp., the proteins below share one genomic window:
- a CDS encoding endonuclease/exonuclease/phosphatase family protein, whose translation MIVKILTLNLHTYQEVKFELFNDLQKFLSVYRPIQKHIAEFIMEKDVDIAFFQEAGQYKEETADLSLFGFELKKSNYIRIISDILNECNFPNNFVWSFTHYGFGIWEEGNGLITKHKICEVESRCLSKNCSPEDFHTRRILRATIDINGVYLDVYNVHFNWFEDGFENEFEKLLEWIEERKNEKFIIAGDFNVSSESNCYKAITESKVIGKKLIDCWLIVNADTPHEPTFVGDKQSQQSRIDYVLIPEDISCKSGYVVFKETKVSDHYGLYYELNLK comes from the coding sequence ATGATTGTAAAAATTTTAACTTTGAACCTGCACACTTACCAAGAAGTAAAATTTGAATTGTTTAATGATCTTCAGAAATTTCTGAGTGTATATCGCCCAATTCAAAAACATATAGCTGAGTTCATAATGGAAAAAGATGTTGATATAGCTTTTTTTCAAGAAGCAGGTCAATACAAGGAAGAAACCGCTGATCTTTCGTTGTTTGGTTTTGAATTGAAGAAAAGCAACTATATCCGCATAATTAGCGATATTTTGAACGAGTGTAATTTTCCGAATAACTTTGTTTGGTCATTTACTCACTATGGTTTTGGGATTTGGGAGGAAGGCAATGGTTTAATAACTAAACACAAGATCTGTGAAGTTGAAAGCAGATGTTTATCGAAGAATTGTTCACCGGAGGATTTTCACACAAGGAGGATATTAAGAGCGACTATAGATATAAATGGTGTATATTTAGATGTTTACAATGTACACTTTAATTGGTTTGAGGATGGATTTGAAAATGAGTTTGAAAAGTTATTAGAATGGATAGAAGAAAGAAAAAATGAGAAATTCATTATAGCAGGAGATTTTAATGTTTCTTCTGAAAGTAACTGTTATAAAGCTATAACAGAATCAAAAGTAATTGGAAAAAAGCTTATTGATTGCTGGCTGATTGTAAATGCTGATACTCCCCATGAACCTACTTTTGTTGGTGATAAACAATCGCAGCAATCAAGGATAGACTATGTGCTGATTCCTGAGGATATATCGTGCAAAAGTGGTTATGTGGTTTTTAAGGAAACGAAAGTTTCTGATCATTATGGTTTATATTATGAGTTAAACCTCAAGTAG